TTGTTGCCCTTGGCGGCCTGAGCGGTGAGCTGATCGATCTGGGAATTGAGCTGATCGACCTGCTGCTTGAGCTGATCGTTCTGCTGCGTCAGCGCCTGAACCTGCTGCTGAGCCTCATTAAGCTCGCGGCTGCTTGCCTGCGATGCAGAATTCTCCGATTCGGCGTGTTGTTCCTTGAGCTTCTTGTTCTCGCTCTGCGCAGCCTCAAGCTGAGCGGTCAGGTCAGAAATCTTGGTGTTCAGACTGGTAACGTCCGGACTCAGTGATTGCGTAGACGCACCACCTTGAACGGCCTTCTGTCCTAAAGCCTCAACGGTCTCAGTTACCTGATCGAGGAAGTCGTCCACCTCGTCAACGTCATAGCCTTCCTTAAACCTCACAGTTTGGAAGATATGCTCTCTAATGTCCTTTGGCGTCAAAAGAGCCATTAATGTTCCACCTCGCTTCAAGCAACATGCTTTGCATTCTTGGTATCAAATCAAGACTCTAGCACGTAGCTGAGTCTTGTGTCTTCTTCGAGTCCGCAACACGCTAGATAAGTATTTGCTAGATAAGTATTTGCAAAACGACGAGTACAAAATACAACACCATAAAGCTCATGTCCAGTTGGATTGCACCGAGCGGCAATGGCGGAATGAAACGGCGGAGCCATCGAAGCGGTGGATCGGTCAGACGATAGACGATTCGCAGCAAGGAGGCGACAATGCCCCTTGGATACCATCGCGGAGCGAGAATCTGGGACCAGTCTAGAATCATTCGAGCAAACAGAATCAGCAGATATGCGCTGATTGCCCAATGGAGCAATGCGTGAATCAACGAAAAAAGCATGAACCTCACCCTAGCAGACAGATTCCTGATGAAGCTGAGTGTTTTCTTAGAACCAGCGTTGCCTGAGAATCAACGTTGCCTGAAAACAAGTGATGCCTGAAAAACTCAGTCCGAGAACAGATCGTGTGACGATGAGGTGGGCTTCGGGTCCTCGACCTTGATGTTGACCTGTGCAGGGCTGAGCAGGAACACTCGTGGCGTGACACGCTCGATGGAACCGCGAACCCCGAACACGACACCTGCTGAGAAGTCCACTATGCGATAGGCCACGGCCTCGGTGACATTCGAAAGATTGAGCACGACTGGCACGCCATCACGCAACGCGCGTCCAACCAGCTGGGCGTCTTCATATGATTTGGGGAGAATGGTGGTGATTCTGCTGATTTTCGTTGAGAAATCACCGTGGCTGCGCAGTGGAACCGAATTCGAAGACTCCTGGGACATCGGCGTGACCGATCTGTCGCTGTCGAAATCGGTGGCGGGATTGTCGCTCTGTGCAGCGGCAACGTCCGCATCTTCGTCCACAACATCAGCCATACCAAGGTACGACATGGCATTCTTCATGAAATTCGCCATTTTAGCCCCCTACTCGATCAGCGAAGAAAATCAGGGATATCGAGATCCCCGGAATCCGATGAATCATCGTCATCTGTGGAATCGTACTCACGTTGTTTCGGCTGGGCACTTTCCTGACGTTCAGGCTGAGCCTCGGCCGCCTGAACGACCCTGTGCTCGGATGTCTGATCCGAAGCGGATTCGTCAGACTGCGGCGCATCTGCAGTATGAATTGGGGTCAGTGGAGGCACGATTGGCTGGGCATTGCTCTCGGCCTTGTGCTGAGGTTGATGCTCGTTATGTGCACCTTCATCGTCATTCTTGGCGTTGGCATCGAATCCCGCAGCGATCACGGTCACTCTGACTTCATCGCCATAGGCATCGTCAAGCGCAAGTCCCCAGATGATCTGCGCTTCGGGATGGATGGCATTCTGCACCAGCTGTACGGCGGCTGAAGCCTCTTGCATGCTCAGATCAGTCGGGCCTGCAATGTTGATGAGCGCCCCATGCGCCCCTTCGATGCTTTCTTCGAGCAATGGCGAGCTGATGGCGATCTCGGCTGCCTGCGTTGCGCGATCCTCGCCTCGCGCGGCACCGATGCCGAAGAGCGCCGTTCCAGAATCCTTGAGGATTGCAGTCACATCGGAGAAATCAACGTGAATGTATGAGTTCATCGTTATCAGGTCGGTGATGCCCTGCACACCTGCGAGCAATGCCGTATCTGCCGTCTTGAATGCATCCATGACGCTGACTGTGCGATCTGAAAGATCGAGAAGACGGTCATTCGGAATGACGATCAACGCATCGACTTCATTGCGAAGGTTGGCGATGCCGGTTTCCGCTGATGATGCACGGCGAGGACCTTCAAAGGAGAATGGCCTGGTGACCACTGCGATGGTCAGTGCGCCGAGTTGACGAGCGCTTCGTGCGACAAGCGGGCTAGCTCCCGTTCCAGTACCGCCGCCTTCGCCTGCTGTCACGAATACCATATCGGAAGCCTTCAGTGCTTCTTCAATGTCAGATTGGTGATCCTGCGCCGCCTTGGCGCCTCTTTCAGGATCGGCACCAGCGCCCAAGCCACGACTGGAATTGTCCGACAACGAGATTTTGACATCCGCGTCTGATCGCAACAAGTCTTTCGCATCGGTATTCACAGCCACGAATTCAACGTTCTGCAGACCTTCGGCAATCATTCGATTGACTGCGTTACCACCTGCACCACCAACGCCGACGACCTTGATGTTGGTTTTGTCGTTGAAATTGTCAATCTGGGCAATCTCGCTCACAGTAAGCTCCTGTTCTCACGCTTTGTTCCAACTCTATCGCAGTTCATACCCTTAACAAGCGCAATTCTGGGCGTGTACCGTTGTTTTTTCCACAATTAACAACAATCCTCTCCCTAAGTTACCCAAGCCTAGTCGGAAGTTACGCCGTATTACAACATTGTCGAACAGCTGTGTCGAACAACAGCTGTGTCGGGCGCACAGCTGCATTCAACATGTCCGTATTCAACTCCGCCACATTCAGTCAGGTAAGAATCCAACTAATACTGATCGATAATACCCAAGAATTAATACGAGGCATCCATCGGATCATCACCAAACAACTGTTCGCGTTCCTCTGCTGGCAGACTTCGCGAATCAAGCCATCCGTAGGGAAGATGAACCTTCCTTGCATATCTGACACGTCCACGGGGCTGATCGGCAATTGCCATCGGGAATGGGGTGTCCTGATCGAAATCGGCAACCTTGGCATCGACGTCAGCGACGCTTTCGCATTCCATGAACTGCCTGCGCACCTCGCCACCGACCGGGAAGCCCTTGAGATACCAGGCGACATGCTTGCGAAGGTCGTGTACTGCCATCTTCTCGTCACCGTCATAGAAATCGGTGAGCAGTCTGGCGTGCTTACTGATGATCTGACCGATCTGACCAAGTGTGGGATTGACCCTTGCGGATGATCCCGAGAACGCATTGGCGATGTCTGCGAAAAGCCAAGGCCGTCCCTGACAGCCTCGGCCGATGGCAACTCCGGCACAACCGGTCTGATACATCATTGCCAGGGCATCTTCGGCAGTCCAGATGTCTCCGTTGCCGAAGACTGGAATGCTCAGTTCCTGGGCGAGTTCACCGATGCGATTCCAATCGGCATGACCTCCGTAGTATTCCGCAGTCGTTCGAGCGTGAAGCGTCACTGCCGCACAGCCCTCCTCCTGCGCTATGCGACCGGCCTCAAGGAAGGTTTCATGCTCATGGTCGATGCCAACCCTGATTTTTGCAGTGACGGGAACGCCTGCCGGCTCGCATACGCTGATGACTCTGCGAATCAGCTCGGCGAATACATCCAGCTTCCAGGGCAGCGCAGACCCTCCGCCATGGCGAGTTACCTTGGGAGCTGGGCATCCGAAGTTCAAGTCGACATGGTCGGCCATGTTGCCGTCCACGACCATTGCAGCTGCCTGACGCGTGATCTCAGGATTGACGCCATACAATTGAAGGGATCGTGGATGTTCGCTAGGAGCGAAACGACATAGCCTGAAAGCCTTCGGATTCTTGGCAACCAAGGCACGAGCCGTAATCATTTCGGCCACGTAGAGACCATTCGGGCCGAACTCTTCGCACAGCACGCGGAACGGCCAGTTGGTAACGCCAGCCATCGGCGAAAGCATCACTGGAGTGTCAATATGGATGCCGCCGAGATCGATTCCGGGAAACTGCTCATTGGTGAGCGTTGCAGCAGATGTGCTGCTGTTGCCGTGACTGTCTTCTGAAAGCATTTCCCTCCTCGATCCTTCATAGCGACCTGCAGACGACACGAACATCATCCGCATTCCCTGCATAAACCTTCCCTTGAGCGCATAAGCCTTCGAGCACAT
This Bifidobacterium sp. WK041_4_12 DNA region includes the following protein-coding sequences:
- the dusB gene encoding tRNA dihydrouridine synthase DusB; the protein is MLSEDSHGNSSTSAATLTNEQFPGIDLGGIHIDTPVMLSPMAGVTNWPFRVLCEEFGPNGLYVAEMITARALVAKNPKAFRLCRFAPSEHPRSLQLYGVNPEITRQAAAMVVDGNMADHVDLNFGCPAPKVTRHGGGSALPWKLDVFAELIRRVISVCEPAGVPVTAKIRVGIDHEHETFLEAGRIAQEEGCAAVTLHARTTAEYYGGHADWNRIGELAQELSIPVFGNGDIWTAEDALAMMYQTGCAGVAIGRGCQGRPWLFADIANAFSGSSARVNPTLGQIGQIISKHARLLTDFYDGDEKMAVHDLRKHVAWYLKGFPVGGEVRRQFMECESVADVDAKVADFDQDTPFPMAIADQPRGRVRYARKVHLPYGWLDSRSLPAEEREQLFGDDPMDASY
- the ftsZ gene encoding cell division protein FtsZ; translation: MSEIAQIDNFNDKTNIKVVGVGGAGGNAVNRMIAEGLQNVEFVAVNTDAKDLLRSDADVKISLSDNSSRGLGAGADPERGAKAAQDHQSDIEEALKASDMVFVTAGEGGGTGTGASPLVARSARQLGALTIAVVTRPFSFEGPRRASSAETGIANLRNEVDALIVIPNDRLLDLSDRTVSVMDAFKTADTALLAGVQGITDLITMNSYIHVDFSDVTAILKDSGTALFGIGAARGEDRATQAAEIAISSPLLEESIEGAHGALINIAGPTDLSMQEASAAVQLVQNAIHPEAQIIWGLALDDAYGDEVRVTVIAAGFDANAKNDDEGAHNEHQPQHKAESNAQPIVPPLTPIHTADAPQSDESASDQTSEHRVVQAAEAQPERQESAQPKQREYDSTDDDDSSDSGDLDIPDFLR
- a CDS encoding YggT family protein, with the protein product MLFSLIHALLHWAISAYLLILFARMILDWSQILAPRWYPRGIVASLLRIVYRLTDPPLRWLRRFIPPLPLGAIQLDMSFMVLYFVLVVLQILI
- a CDS encoding cell division protein SepF, whose translation is MANFMKNAMSYLGMADVVDEDADVAAAQSDNPATDFDSDRSVTPMSQESSNSVPLRSHGDFSTKISRITTILPKSYEDAQLVGRALRDGVPVVLNLSNVTEAVAYRIVDFSAGVVFGVRGSIERVTPRVFLLSPAQVNIKVEDPKPTSSSHDLFSD